GCCGGCCGGGGTCGTGGCCGTCACGGGCGGCGCTCTGTTCGGTCCGGTCGTGGGAACCGTCTCGGTGGCCGTCGCCGTGAACGGCGCCTCGGCGGCCACCTTCTTGATCGCGCGCTACGTCGCGCGCGACGAGGTGCACGAGAGGCTGTGCCGCCGCCGCGGGTTCCGGCGGCTGGACGGCGCGGTGGCGGCCAGCGGCCCCCTGGCCGTGGGGTTCGTGCGGTTCGTCCCGGTCTTCCACTTCGGCGTGATGGGCTACGCGCTCGGGTTGACGGCCGTTCCCTTCGGCACGTACGCGCTCATGACCGGGCTGGCGAGCTTTCCGGGTGTGCTGCTCTACACCGTCGGGTCGGCGGCGATCATAGACCTGCTCACCGGGGAGGGTGTGTCCGCGCCGCTGGTCGCCGTCGTGGTGGCCGCTCTGGTCGCCGTCGTGGTGGTCTACGTATGG
The Coriobacteriia bacterium DNA segment above includes these coding regions:
- a CDS encoding TVP38/TMEM64 family protein, with the translated sequence MEPDRMLECMEADDGLDRRTQRLPWRFVVLATAVAMLAVSWPVLGVGESFERLQGWVASLGLLGPVAYAALGALAVTVLVPAGVVAVTGGALFGPVVGTVSVAVAVNGASAATFLIARYVARDEVHERLCRRRGFRRLDGAVAASGPLAVGFVRFVPVFHFGVMGYALGLTAVPFGTYALMTGLASFPGVLLYTVGSAAIIDLLTGEGVSAPLVAVVVAALVAVVVVYVWARRRMRRPGGGRPDEVYRTPPRERSDP